TCGAGTTTGACCATGGCGCTGTTGTCGCGGCCGCCGCTGAACGCATAGCTGGCGGCGTAGACCGCGCCGTCGTGGTAGACCGTGCCCCCGAAGAAGCCCAGGGGCGTGGGCGTCGTCCAGAGTTCGCCCGCGGCATCGAACGCCCTGATGGCGCCATCGGTCAGCGCGACGAAGCTGCGCAGGCCGTACAACGCCGGCGAGGCGCCCGAGGCCGAACCGATGGAGGGCTCCAGCAGGATCTCGCCGGTGTCAAGGTCGAGCGTGACCAGCCGGGCCGCACCGCCGAACGGGTCGTACGTGGTCAGGCGGACCACGCCCGTACGTTCCTCGACGGCCGGGGACGCGTTGACCACGCTCTGGCCCAGCGACGTGCGCCAAGCCTCGGCTCCACTGGAAAGATCGAGCGCGACGGCCACCGAGCGCGTCGCGACGATTACCAGGCCGCTCTCGCTGATCGCCGGGCTCGACCATGACGAGAACACGGGCGAGACGATGGGCGATCGCCACAGCTCATCACCGGTGGCCGCGTCGAGCCCCACGGCGTGCGCACTGCCGGCGATGTCGCCCAGCACCACGACGACACCGTTGGAAGAGATCACCGGCGTCGCCTGCGCGAAGGGCTCGAACAGGCCCTGGGCGTCGTACACCCAGCGTGGGTCGGCCAGGTCGGGCATCGCAGATTGGACGGCCGACACGCGGGCGGGCGTGCGGCCGGCATGGGTCCAGGCGTCTGTCCAGGCGTCCTGGGCAAGCGTGCTGCCGGCAACAACAAGAAGAGTAATCGCGCTGCGCACTTAGCACCCCCCCGCGAACGCGTTGGTGAAGCACAGGAAGTCGAAGATGTCCAGGCGTCCATTGGCGTCGCAGTCGGCCCGGCCATCCCCATCGTTGAACAGGTTCTGGAACTCGAGGAAGTCGAAGACCTCGAGCACGCCGTTGCCATCGATGTCGGCGGCGCAGGCGGCCCGCACGACCGACACCGCGTCGATGTCGGGCGTCGCACCGTCGCCGGCGGTGATGCGGACGAAGTTGACCTCGAACAGGCCCGCATCGGCGATGTCGATGCCTACGCCGCCGCCCGAGCCGTCGTACGCGGCCAGCAGTTCATCCCAGTCCATGCCGTCGGGGTCGATCGCCGGATCGACGGGCAGGCGGAAGTCGCTGGGCTCATCGCCGCGCACTTCGGTGAAGGGCGTCGCCAGATCGAGGTAGCCCAGCGTTGGGAAGTGGCTTTCGGCCATGGGCGGCACGGGGAAGAACTCGACGCCGTCCTGGGAGACCTCGATCGCCCCGCCGTCGAAGAACGTGCCGCCAACCACGCCCGCGGGGAAGGCCGCGTCGATGTAGCCGCCGTTGTGAAAGACGATCAGGTCGACGCCGAAGGGGTTGGTGGCCGCGTCGATGGCCGGCGTGCCCAGGCGCAGCGTCAGGCTGCCGCCCGCGCCGATGGTGACGACCTCTGACCCAAGGAACGGCGGGTTGAAGGGCGTGACCACGCCGGGGAACGAGCCCACGCCGGTGTAGCGGGCCGGCTCGCCCAATGCGCTTGCGGGATCATCGAAGCCCGCGGGCACGTCGACGCCCGGCGCGTACTGGACGACCTCGGCCGCGAAGGGATCGAGCAGGCCCTGGGCGCTGGCGATGGCGGAAACAGACGACACAACGACAACAGCAATGGTGCGCATCGCGCACTCCTTCCGTGCCGGCTCTTCACCGGCGTGCGTCCCGATTCGCGCGGGACGGCCCCGGACCCGTGCACGCGCTGCCATCACGGCACAACGCGGGCGGTCCATCCGTCGCTTCTCGCTTGGGTTCACCTGGCACGGCAGCGCGCACGCCCGGGGCACACGAACTCGCACCGCGCCACCCCGTACGCGAGGGCGACAACGCAGGCTCGTGGCAGGTCTTCCGGCTCCGGGCCCGATCCTCGGCTGCCTTCCCGCGAGGGAGTCAGAACTCCCCGCAGTGGCGTGCTCCCCGGCTCGATTCGACGAACAAATCAGTCTGGGGGCCGAGGTCGGAAGCTGCCCGTTACGGCGGCGCGTCCGCGGTGGCTTCTCACCACGCTTCCCTCTTCGCTTCGGAACAGCCAGCGGCCAATCCCGAAGAACCATGAGCGCCTAGAGATTACCCCCAGCGGGCATGGGGATCAAGCCGGACATATACCCATACGCTTGCAGGCCGGGAGCAGTGCCGCATGATCACGATCGGGCTCATCGTTTTTCTGTTCGGCCTGGCGATGTTCATCTTCAATCGCGAGGTGCCCGAGCACCGGGCAGCCGGCCGCAAGGGATTGATGATCTTCCACACCTTCATCGGCCTGGCCAGCATCGCCGCAGCCCTGGTGATCTTTTGGAACCGTTTCGGCGAGAATTTCATCGAAGGAACCAAGTGGTTCCACTAGCGCAAGCCTGGCTAGAGCCCCTTCCACCCCGCGCGCTGCGCCTCCCCCCGGCCGGGCGTCTGCACGCCCAGCGAGCGCAGTTGCCGCAGCAGGCGGTCGCTCATGTCGGCGGTGACGACCATGACGCCGTCCTCGTACTGGCGGTCGCGGACGGTCGCCTGGGTCTCGATGAGGTTGATGGCCTTGGGATTGCTCATGGGCACGCGCAGGGTCACGTCGCCCACATCGCCCTCGGCCAGGCGCCGGATGCGTCGGGCGAGTTTATCCTGGCCCGGGCGCTCCTGATCGGTTCCGTCCGCGTTCCTGGTCGGCGGCAGCGAGCACAGCGCAATCGCGTCGGGCAATCGCTGCTGCCACACGAGCAGTTCGCGGTTGTCGCGCAGCCGGTCGATCTTGTTGAGCACGATGACGCGGGTGGGCGGCGACCACGCGCCCGCGTCCTCCATCTTCGCGGTCTCGGCGTCCAGATCGTCCAGCGTCTTCATCACGGTCTGGTATTGCAGCTCGCACGCGGGGTCGGAAACGTCCAGAACCACCAAGAGCACGTCGGCGTGTGTCGCTTCTTCCAGCGTTGCCCGGAACGACGCGATCAGCCGGTGCGGAAGATCGCGCACGAATCCGACCGTGTCGCTGAGCATGACCTCCAGCCCGCCGCCCAGGTCCCACGCGCGCGTGCGCGTCATGAGCGTCGCGAACACCCGATCGTCGGCGTAGGCGCCGCCCTCGGTCAGGGTGTTGAACAGCGTGCTCTTGCCCGCGTTGGTGTAGCCGACCAAGCCCACCGTGAACCGCTCGGCGTTGCGCTGGCGCACGGCCCGGCGCTTACGCCCCTGCACACGCTCCAGCTCGCGTTCGAGTTCTAATCTTCGCCGCTGGACCAGCCGGCGGTCGATCTCCAACTGCTGCTCGCCCGGCCCGCGCGTGCCCACGCCGCCGATGCCCCCACTGCCCACGATGCGCTCCAGGTGGTCCCACATCGCACGCAGGCGCGGGTACGTGTATTCGAGCTGGGCCAATTCGACCTGGAGCTTGGCCTCGTAGGTCGTCGCGCGGCTGGCGAAGATGTCCAGGATGAGCTCCGAGCGGTCCAGCACCTTGCGCTCGGTCACGCGCTCGATGGCCGAGATCTGGGCCGGGCTAAGGTCGTGGTCGAAGATGATGGTCGTCGCGCCCAGCGCCTCGCACAGGCCCTTGAGCTCGTCGACCTTGCCCTTGCCCATGTACGTGCCCGCCACGGGCCGCTGCAGCCGCTGCTCCAGTTCGCCCACCACCACCGCGCCGGCCTGCTCGGCCAGGGCCCGCAACTCGCCGAAGGGGTCGGCCGGGTCGTACGTCGAATCGGGCAGGCGCGCGGCGGCCAGCACGGCCCGCTCGCTGCGGACCTCGATCGAGGTTCGCTCTTTATTCGTTTTGCTGTATCCTGGCGGCATGCGGCTGCGGAATCCTATAGACGACGGGCGTATCGTGGGACGCATGGAGTCTACGAGCGTCGTGAAAGCCAGGCCAAAGGATCGCAAGGCCGGCGGACCGTTCTGGGGGCCGGGCCGCTTCCTGCTGGTCATCGCCCTGCTGGTCACCGTCTCGGCCTCGCTCCTGGTGCTGCGCGAGCGGCTGCTGGGGCTGGGCCGCTTCGCCCAGGCGGCGGCGGTGCTCCAGATCATCCAGGACAACTACGTCCGCCAGACCGACCCCGACGAGCTCAGCCGGGCGGCCATCAGCGGCATGCTGGGCAACCTGGGCGACCCCAACAGCATCTACGTGCCCCCCGCCGTCGCCGAGCAGTTCAACCGCATGGTGATGGGCGCCGACTTCGTGGGCATCGGCGTGCAGGTGCAGCGGCGCGACGGCTTCGTGACCGTGACCACGCCCATGGCCGGCACGCCCGCGGCCCGGGCGGGCGTCCTGCCGGGCGACCGCATCGTCGCGGTCGATGGCGTCGACACCCGCGAGCTGGACACCGAGGAAGTCACCGCCCTGATTGCCGGGCCGCGGGGCGAGGCGGTCACGCTCACGGTCCTGCGCGGCGAGGACGGCCAGGACGAAGAGATCGACCTGGAGATCATCCGCGGCGACATCCGGGCCGAGTCGGTCAAGGGCCTGCGCCGGCTCGATACCGAGGGCGCGTGGTATCACGTGCTCGATTATGAGCGCGGCATCGGCTACGTCCGCATCACCCAGTTCGTCGGCGGCACGGCCGAGGCGACGTACGCCGCGATCGAACGGGCCCGGGCTCAACTGGCCGAGCCGGGCAGCGAACTGAACGCGCTCATCCTCGACCTGCGCTCCAACCCCGGCGGGGTCATCGGCGAGGCGGTGGGCGTGGCCGACCTATTCATCCCCGGCGGGCCGGTCGTGC
This portion of the Phycisphaerales bacterium genome encodes:
- a CDS encoding PQQ-binding-like beta-propeller repeat protein, which translates into the protein MRSAITLLVVAGSTLAQDAWTDAWTHAGRTPARVSAVQSAMPDLADPRWVYDAQGLFEPFAQATPVISSNGVVVVLGDIAGSAHAVGLDAATGDELWRSPIVSPVFSSWSSPAISESGLVIVATRSVAVALDLSSGAEAWRTSLGQSVVNASPAVEERTGVVRLTTYDPFGGAARLVTLDLDTGEILLEPSIGSASGASPALYGLRSFVALTDGAIRAFDAAGELWTTPTPLGFFGGTVYHDGAVYAASYAFSGGRDNSAMVKLDAATGGEQWSVPTERTDAMPVPLGDGRIVLSAGLAGFGSLPTVQVYEDLGTSAQRLWDLASATWEDLNGDGFIDPGEYLALGGWDHQPAVLETPDGFAILVGSPAGGLALLDLDADPRGPELVIGASDLGGGSPAIAQGVAVSAWSDHVAAFALGGACYADFDRDGALTIFDFLGFQNAFDAGDLAADCDGDGSLTLFDFLCFQNAFDAGC
- a CDS encoding GC-type dockerin domain-anchored protein; its protein translation is MRTIAVVVVSSVSAIASAQGLLDPFAAEVVQYAPGVDVPAGFDDPASALGEPARYTGVGSFPGVVTPFNPPFLGSEVVTIGAGGSLTLRLGTPAIDAATNPFGVDLIVFHNGGYIDAAFPAGVVGGTFFDGGAIEVSQDGVEFFPVPPMAESHFPTLGYLDLATPFTEVRGDEPSDFRLPVDPAIDPDGMDWDELLAAYDGSGGGVGIDIADAGLFEVNFVRITAGDGATPDIDAVSVVRAACAADIDGNGVLEVFDFLEFQNLFNDGDGRADCDANGRLDIFDFLCFTNAFAGGC
- the hflX gene encoding GTPase HflX, encoding MPPGYSKTNKERTSIEVRSERAVLAAARLPDSTYDPADPFGELRALAEQAGAVVVGELEQRLQRPVAGTYMGKGKVDELKGLCEALGATTIIFDHDLSPAQISAIERVTERKVLDRSELILDIFASRATTYEAKLQVELAQLEYTYPRLRAMWDHLERIVGSGGIGGVGTRGPGEQQLEIDRRLVQRRRLELERELERVQGRKRRAVRQRNAERFTVGLVGYTNAGKSTLFNTLTEGGAYADDRVFATLMTRTRAWDLGGGLEVMLSDTVGFVRDLPHRLIASFRATLEEATHADVLLVVLDVSDPACELQYQTVMKTLDDLDAETAKMEDAGAWSPPTRVIVLNKIDRLRDNRELLVWQQRLPDAIALCSLPPTRNADGTDQERPGQDKLARRIRRLAEGDVGDVTLRVPMSNPKAINLIETQATVRDRQYEDGVMVVTADMSDRLLRQLRSLGVQTPGRGEAQRAGWKGL
- a CDS encoding S41 family peptidase, encoding MESTSVVKARPKDRKAGGPFWGPGRFLLVIALLVTVSASLLVLRERLLGLGRFAQAAAVLQIIQDNYVRQTDPDELSRAAISGMLGNLGDPNSIYVPPAVAEQFNRMVMGADFVGIGVQVQRRDGFVTVTTPMAGTPAARAGVLPGDRIVAVDGVDTRELDTEEVTALIAGPRGEAVTLTVLRGEDGQDEEIDLEIIRGDIRAESVKGLRRLDTEGAWYHVLDYERGIGYVRITQFVGGTAEATYAAIERARAQLAEPGSELNALILDLRSNPGGVIGEAVGVADLFIPGGPVVRTENRAGESVTLSAAPGVAFEGPIVVMIDGVSASGSEIVAGAMAERLEDAKVLGTRSFGKASVQTVYGLPDGGTLKLTEAHYLLPSGRNLQRVAGSAEWGVDPSDGMHVALEAGDDLRLAELFAQLDAVGAQGNGGIEEDAWDSAEALLEAIGDPQLSAAHEALAGKLATGDWPRVGGDPITGERALRLEQLERTLERMASERQRMLEEIDRLRRETSDDELSER